Below is a genomic region from Culicoides brevitarsis isolate CSIRO-B50_1 chromosome 2, AGI_CSIRO_Cbre_v1, whole genome shotgun sequence.
atattttaaatacctagttggataaatttaaaatagaaaaaaacaacaaaatgtcttataatttttttaatttctaaagataatttttatactttttttcattttataactcattATAACTCTTGGAAGGTTTTTTAACTgttccttgaaaaaatctcGTAAAGCTCTAAACGGCATGCATTTCTGTCTCAAAAACATATTTCCCTGTTGCCGAATATACGGAATGATTACCTGTTCAAACAACATCTTTTCTTTTGAGGACTTGACCTAACACAAGCTTCAACAATTTCTTTTCTCAACGACGCGATTTCTTTGTTAATATTTGTGTCATAGtacatttgattaaaaaaaagaaattgccAAGATTAAATAGTCCAACAAGAGAAATCTTAGAGAGAACTTTCTTTGACGTAGGTTAAGTATATTGTTTAGTATGAAGGTTATTGCGTTCGATGAAATTACCAAAATAATGGAGTATAAACAATTCAGGGGCCATTGACGACACGCTGAAATTTCTTTCTGTAAGTATCATAGATTTTTCTAGTCGTTTGCCGGTTTCATCATATAATTTTGCTAGGGTTGGTTGTCCgtctttttttatcataattttactcggtttatcataataaaaattggctGGAATACCAACAATGGAACCATACATAAAATAGTATGCTCCAGCATGAAATGGCTTCATATCAAACAGACAAAGCATTTTGTTATGAAATCCTTCCATTTCATTCATGTTTTTACCAAGTGCCTTTATGAATCGTAATTTTACTTGATCtggtaatttttgttaaattgctaaaatatttttttagtttattacgCACTACTGATACACAATATAAGGCTGTTGATCGACAACTTTCAGTCGCAAAATGTTATAGTATCCTCTGAAAATAAGACATTTTAATCTTCTTAAACATTATTCTAAAGTAATGTTTTTTCTCGGTTTGAAAATATCAGTTAGAATATGTGAACTGTCAAATAACTATCAAATTGAGGAAATTTCTGTCATAGATGAACTATGAATACATATATAGGTATATACATTTTGAatacactttaaaaaaattaagttaaaaaacgttaaatttaTACCCATTTTGCTGAAAAGCTGaaaacctattttttttaatagtagtACAATTGCAAAtacctaataataattttagaatgagTAGTCGTGATCATGTTTCTTTCAGAATAAATTTAGGTGAAACTTAACGGAAATAAAATGACACCTATTCAAATACGCTTGACACCTCGTGATGCAGGGGTAGGAAAGCCAGGgtggaaaattttccaattgtCACATACTTATTAATGTATCATACATACAATATTTTCCACTTTGTAACCCCATAGTAAAATTAGTTAGTGGTGTCGCCATGTTTGTCGTGAAATTCACTTGCATACTTTAGTCTTTATACATTaagaatatttatattaaataaatccaAATTGTTTGTTCAATAATTATGCCTTCAAGTGAAACATCATAatcattattttctatttaagcGTTTAAgtgtctaaaataaaaactgaattttgataaaagcaCTACTACAAAAGCGATTTACATTGTACTCACATTCACATTTTATTGATGTCCTTTCTTTTTCcttaaaagatttaataaatttcacttttaatatagttttgaacattttattccttatgtatttttaaagtgaaaaaacaaTCTTCAGAAAtcttattgaataaaattatctaggtattttttttcttatagtgctcaaatgtaaattttaaatgtgaaaataaaattttgattatttaaatcgtttttattcatatttgaaAGGACAGAAATAATTATTGtgttattaaaaactaaacatagattcatttttaaaaaacatcaaataagCTTGGTATAATGGAGAGGAATCGAATAAAATAAGCCATAAACACTGAAGAGCTAAAAGTAAAAGTTCGTttcactataaaaaaaaactagacaaTCCTATtctattttacatattttatacaattatttctcgcatttattattgaaaaaactaTTATAGTCTCAAAGCATATATAAGCTATGTGAGATCAAATGGTTTTAGAGGCAACTGTTGTGTAAAACagattaattgaatatttatgtgattgaaaattgacactacctatatatttttttttaaattaatcaaaattttaaattaattaaataaaactaaattaattaatcaaaaacaaaaaaaaaggttgcaAACCGGTTccgaattttgttttatattttagaaatgTGGGTGAAGCTCTGTAATTTCGAATTTGTGGCTTGATGTATGGGCTTAGAATATCAATACAATACCTTTTCAGAAACattataatttgatatttgacattattttttaaatttgtttttagcaAGAAGCTCTTAAAAATCCTTAATAACTTAGGAATggaaagttaaattaaattttaatgaatggtGAAAGTATTTCGAGTGCtgttgtatgttttttttattcatttatccATAAAGTAATACAACAAACTTGACAAAATAACTAATTGATAAAACTCATTATTTTCATAGGTGTATTATAACACAGAAAAAAGCATTTACCTATCAATATAAGGAcgaatattagaaaaataaaacaaaaaatagataattcAAATACAAAGTCTCGCGGTATGGTTATAATGGCTTCCACACAAGAAGAACAAGATCGTAAAATTGTTCTTGAATTTATACATTTGTTGGAAAAGTCCAAACAACTGTTTAATGGATTAAGGTCAGTATTTTACATAGATTTAatgattttgttttgattaacAATAGACCAAAAAAACAGAGATTTGCCACAATATGGTCATCGCCAATGGCAGGCATACTTTGGACGAACATTTGATGTTTACACAAAACTATGGAAGTTTCAACAACAACACCGAATGGTTTTAGACTCTCAGTATGGATTAAAAAGATGGCAAATTGGTGAGGTCGCTAGTAAAATAGGACAGCTTTATTACCATTACTAGTAATATATTTTGACAAGTTTACATGTTTAAAACAtactaatatattttttatagtttaagGACTAGTGAGACTAATTATTTGAATGAGGCGTACTCTTTTTATGCGGCTATTCGAGGAAGAGCTTATTACTCTAGAGCGAATAAAGAAGATAGACCCGATCTTATGGTGAAAAAATTACGTTATTATGCAAGATTTATAGTAGTTTGTctgctattaaaaaaaatgaaacttgttCGGGAACTTGTGATGGAATTAGAGAGACAAATTCAAGAATATGTTTCAGCGTAAGACTAATGAATATATTAGGGggattccattctaaaaaataccaaaatcccggattttaaatttacctataaaagtacacattttattattttatcgtgatgtccatccaaaaataagaaacttttgctaagacaacatttatttccgacttattttaaaaatttttatcaatgacccaaaattttttaaaaacgctaaaaaatcacatttttgggCTTGCTGATCAAACGGTTCGTTTCCCACCATAAGTTTCATGGTAAAAATTGATGTACTCGAGACGACAAACAATCctggtgaacaaaaattttgaaaatcaaaacttgaaattctgacctttttttcgctacgtgaatttttcccatattttgcgataaaaattttttaaaactatcataaaatttttaaaaataaggagaaaaaaatttcgccaaagcaaaagttttttcttttttgatggacatcacgataaaatattcagttttttatttctactACTGTTTTATGAGAAAAGTGAATCCgggattttggtattttttagaatggaatgcaccatTATTGAACGTAGAATAATCATAATCgtgtattttatttgtatgtgCATATAGATATGAGCCCGATGATCAACTAGAATGGCAATTAGTATTGGACGAAATAAAGGGTTTTATTAAAGCAGAGTCTGCTGTTGCAGTATTACATGCTGACAGCAATCCTATAGTATTATCACATAGGTGAGCTTATTGTCCAGAATACTATTTATGAGTAGTTAGGCCCGTGCTTTCCTCTTGTGCATTGTTTTTATCAATtgcaataatatttatgttttcacaaatatataaatatattttacaaaatcacaaaggaatttttgataaatcatacattgtgaatattttttgacctttGCTTATGcctacatttttaattaataataaattaaattaatccaatgttttttacaaattttttaatacatgtTTTTAATGCATGCTTACGACgctccaattatttttattctgtgTCGTTTTGGTTGAATATTCAAAACATTAATTAggttgctccaaatgaaactcaatttcatttcatttaatttctattcagaaaccaagaaaaaaacaattatgaaGAGGGGCAGTTTCATAAATTAGATGCTTTCATTATTCAATACTTCgcctttttacaaaaactgaATCACGTACATCGCGTTTTTCAATGTAGCTATGAATGTGCTGCTTTtccctattttattttatagtttttaattttaaaaaatcgtacctaatattttttaaaaattaatttaacttactgttctaattaaaataagaaaaaaaaattatcgttaaaaaatttaaaataaaattggccCGTTTCATACATAATTCGTTcagaacatatttttttaaataaaaaattaggtaaataaatgtatgtcaattaaaataaaaattaaaaataataattcataaaaattcataatttcattcattgatCTCATTTGAAAAGCACGGGCCATTTTCATATGCACATTAGAACAGTCCTagctctatttttttaatttgaagtgGTTCTGGTTCCAGGTTAAGTCCATTAACCACCCCACCCTGTGAAAGATCGCCACATATGACTCTGAGTTTACAAGAAATATTGATTGTGGGCTCAGCATGTGATCAAGCCAAATTTTCAGAGTTAACTATGGACATGTTCAggtatgatttttaatttttttactataaatttacaaagaaaaaaataaaacgagaatgaattgcatttgtttataaaacgaatgacttgaccgcatttcaatgtgttcagttccattttaaaatttttgaagattttctgattttccatgaattttccgagttttcccgaaaattttgatcaattttcacttttgatGTTAATCGTGAGACTCtcctaaacattttaaaattctgaaaattttcaagattttccatgaattttccgagttttcccgaagttTTCCACTTCTTCGACAGCATTTTCCAACGGATGAacactaatttaaaatttcaacgtataatttttatttttaaatatgctgtcaaatctgtcatttgaaaagaattcgccaaacctgctagttcaaacaaagttaaagtggcacaccacacagatggacggacggacggacgacATCACGAGCTTGTCACGAGCACaataacgtattttttttcaaaaaaattgaaatgcggcaaaaaatgttttatcaaataattgttTAGAATGTTGCAAACTCTTGAACGTGAACCAACAGAATCAGCACATCCATTAGCGCATATCATTGGAGTTCATGGAGGGCCACATGACTCAAGTCCAGCGACTGCTCGTATGCCTTATAGTGTGCCCGGTTCTAAGAGCTATTTAGAAAATGGTGATAGACGACACATTCGAGACAATCCTCACAAGTATCTTTTGTACAAACCCACTCTCAGTCAATTGATGGTGTTTCTTTCGAGTGGATTTAAAGAACTTCCGGTCGGTGGTGCGTTATTACTTTATATGTCAGCGGATGGATGTTTCTCGACTACGAAGCATCCACAAGACTGTAagttaatttatgtttaactTCATGTACCTAttcttaactaaaaattataaatggaaCAATTTAAGATGGATATGAACTGGGCGGACTAGCAACGAGTATGAAAAGAGAAGCAGGAGACAGTGGTGTCATCGTAAGGAACAAAGGAATAGGTTTTAAAGAG
It encodes:
- the LOC134829858 gene encoding protein SCAI isoform X1, translated to MVIMASTQEEQDRKIVLEFIHLLEKSKQLFNGLRDLPQYGHRQWQAYFGRTFDVYTKLWKFQQQHRMVLDSQYGLKRWQIGEVASKIGQLYYHYYLRTSETNYLNEAYSFYAAIRGRAYYSRANKEDRPDLMVKKLRYYARFIVVCLLLKKMKLVRELVMELERQIQEYVSAYEPDDQLEWQLVLDEIKGFIKAESAVAVLHADSNPIVLSHSGSGSRLSPLTTPPCERSPHMTLSLQEILIVGSACDQAKFSELTMDMFRMLQTLEREPTESAHPLAHIIGVHGGPHDSSPATARMPYSVPGSKSYLENGDRRHIRDNPHKYLLYKPTLSQLMVFLSSGFKELPVGGALLLYMSADGCFSTTKHPQDYGYELGGLATSMKREAGDSGVIVRNKGIGFKEPHCLYPGDLYPYTRRPLFIIIDSDNSFVFQHIPRYFGQPLVILMSPQDIPPNFADLQHHGSLFTLFLHSPLTALCFICNVGDVAINHWERCQGYVDRFITEASRLFSRCRVDDIEQGSGIMDSSYVQFFGDDFLRTLILRFVFCDVTLRLHRGFRGRHQRPRCEPPLPTLELLEHPSLGHIVLQLASCLDVRGCFTEADIQD
- the LOC134829858 gene encoding protein SCAI isoform X2, with amino-acid sequence MVIMASTQEEQDRKIVLEFIHLLEKSKQLFNGLRDLPQYGHRQWQAYFGRTFDVYTKLWKFQQQHRMVLDSQYGLKRWQIGEVASKIGQLYYHYYLRTSETNYLNEAYSFYAAIRGRAYYSRANKEDRPDLMVKKLRYYARFIVVCLLLKKMKLVRELVMELERQIQEYVSAYEPDDQLEWQLVLDEIKGFIKAESAVAVLHADSNPIVLSHRLSPLTTPPCERSPHMTLSLQEILIVGSACDQAKFSELTMDMFRMLQTLEREPTESAHPLAHIIGVHGGPHDSSPATARMPYSVPGSKSYLENGDRRHIRDNPHKYLLYKPTLSQLMVFLSSGFKELPVGGALLLYMSADGCFSTTKHPQDYGYELGGLATSMKREAGDSGVIVRNKGIGFKEPHCLYPGDLYPYTRRPLFIIIDSDNSFVFQHIPRYFGQPLVILMSPQDIPPNFADLQHHGSLFTLFLHSPLTALCFICNVGDVAINHWERCQGYVDRFITEASRLFSRCRVDDIEQGSGIMDSSYVQFFGDDFLRTLILRFVFCDVTLRLHRGFRGRHQRPRCEPPLPTLELLEHPSLGHIVLQLASCLDVRGCFTEADIQD